A genomic segment from Nodularia sphaerocarpa UHCC 0038 encodes:
- a CDS encoding Uma2 family endonuclease translates to MVVQTPPRQYSIEEYLAQEETAEYRSEYRNGEILPMAGGSINHNRIIRNLSRLLELSLQEQPYEVFLSDLRLWIPHYREYTYPDILIIKDEAIFAEGRTDTVLNPSIIFEVLSKSTSSRDRGDKFTYYRSIPELQEYILIDQYQIHIEQFSKTPEGNWLLRESDNQDGTLTLAAANCQIPHRQIYERVKFSNQPE, encoded by the coding sequence ATGGTTGTGCAAACTCCGCCCCGGCAATATTCTATAGAAGAATACCTAGCACAGGAAGAAACTGCTGAATACCGCAGCGAATACCGTAATGGAGAAATTTTACCAATGGCTGGAGGCTCGATTAATCACAACCGAATTATCCGCAACCTGAGCAGACTTTTAGAATTAAGCTTGCAAGAACAACCTTATGAAGTCTTCCTGAGCGACTTACGCCTATGGATTCCTCATTACCGAGAATACACATATCCTGATATTCTGATCATCAAAGATGAAGCTATTTTTGCAGAGGGGCGCACTGATACAGTGTTAAATCCGAGCATAATTTTTGAGGTACTTTCTAAATCTACCAGTAGTAGAGATAGAGGCGACAAATTCACTTATTACCGTTCCATTCCCGAACTCCAAGAATATATCTTAATTGACCAATATCAAATTCATATTGAGCAGTTTAGCAAAACTCCAGAAGGTAACTGGCTGTTAAGAGAATCTGACAATCAAGACGGAACTTTAACTTTAGCCGCCGCAAATTGCCAAATTCCCCATCGCCAGATTTACGAGAGAGTTAAATTTTCAAATCAACCAGAGTAG